A genomic region of Papaver somniferum cultivar HN1 chromosome 7, ASM357369v1, whole genome shotgun sequence contains the following coding sequences:
- the LOC113296813 gene encoding F-box protein PP2-B10-like — MEKHENKSDFNSLPEGCISSILSLTSPRDACRSCLVSSVFKSAAESDALWDEFLPSDYKDIIGRASPPPSSSPSPSSSSPSPSPAADSSTSTATSSGINFSSKKELYYRLCNEPLLIDGGRKSFALEKSSGKKCFMLGAKELFIIWGDTPKYWRWTEFPGSRFAEVAELLSVCWLEFNGKLQTRLLSHKTLYGAYLVLKFVEGAYGFDHPPAEAEVKVVGGAGNSSSGASGERPVYLDPDGSRRRQLQVAPHRIGLIRRRFGHILRPAPSMSRWEGQFPQERNDGWMEIEMGHFYNDGGENSEGVEVQMSLREIKGGHWKSGLIIQGIEIRPKAGN; from the exons atggagaaacaTGAGAATAAGTCAGATTTTAACAGTTTACCAGAAGGATGTATTTCTAGTATCTTATCTTTAACATCTCCAAGAGATGCTTGTAGATCTTGTTTAGTTTCATCTGTTTTCAAATCTGCAGCTGAATCTGATGCTCTGTGGGATGAATTCTTACCATCTGATTATAAAGATATTATAGGTAGAGCTTCTCCACCACCGTCGTCATCAccgtcaccatcatcatcatcaccgtcTCCGTCACCTGCTGCTGATTCTTCTACTTCTACTGCTACTTCTTCCGGGATTAATTTCTCTTCTAAGAAAGAATTGTATTACCGACTTTGTAATGAACCTCTTCTCATCGACGGTGGTCGTAAG AGCTTTGCACTGGAGAAATCGAGTGGGAAGAAATGTTTCATGCTTGGAGCGAAGGAGCTCTTTATTATATGGGGAGACACACCCAAGTACTGGAGGTGGACAGAATTCCCTGGATCCAG GTTTGCCGAGGTGGCTGAACTGCTATCCGTATGTTGGCTCGAATTCAATGGGAAGCTTCAAACACGATTGTTGTCCCATAAGACCTTGTATGGAGCCTACCTGGTACTGAAGTTTGTGGAAGGTGCGTATGGATTTGATCACCCACCTGCAGAGGCTGAAGTAAAAGTCGTTGGAGGAGCTGGTAACAGCAGCAGTGGGGCTAGTGGAGAGAGACCAGTATACTTGGATCCTGATGGTAGTCGTAGGCGTCAATTGCAGGTTGCACCACATCGTATTGGACTTATCAGGCGCAGGTTTGGTCACATATTGAGGCCGGCTCCATCCATGTCAAGGTGGGAGGGACAGTTCCCACAGGAGAGAAACGATGGATGGATGGAGATTGAGATGGGTCATTTCTACAACGATGGCGGGGAAAACAGTGAAGGCGTTGAGGTACAGATGTCTCTGAGAGAGATCAAGGGTGGTCACTGGAAGTCTGGCCTTATCATCCAAGGTATCGAAATTAGGCCCAAAGCTGGTAACTAA